From a region of the uncultured Draconibacterium sp. genome:
- a CDS encoding low specificity L-threonine aldolase has product MFKGFASDNNSGVHPAILKAMEEANQGHVVGYGSDPFTAKAIDIFKEKFGAATEVFFVFNGTGANVLSLSTLTQSFNSIICAETAHIQEDECGAPEKFTGCKLIPVEPVNGKVTPEAVLPHLKGFDFEHHSQPRVISISQVTEMGTVYSPDEIKALADLAHEYDMYLHMDGARIANASVALDMDFREFTIDCGVDVLSFGGTKNGMMMGEAVLFFNPELTKQTKYLRKQSMQLFSKMRYVGAQFIAYLENDLWKETASHSNKMAKLLEAEVAKIPEIKITQPVSANGVFAIVPKEIIEPLRERFFFYMWDEILSEVRWMTSFDTTEEEIYDFVKLIKELLN; this is encoded by the coding sequence ATGTTTAAAGGATTTGCAAGCGACAATAATTCAGGTGTTCATCCGGCGATTTTAAAAGCGATGGAAGAGGCTAACCAGGGACACGTTGTGGGTTATGGCAGCGACCCGTTCACGGCTAAAGCCATCGATATTTTTAAAGAGAAGTTTGGTGCCGCCACCGAGGTATTTTTTGTTTTTAATGGCACCGGCGCCAACGTATTGAGTTTATCAACCCTTACCCAAAGTTTTAACTCGATAATTTGTGCCGAAACAGCCCACATTCAGGAAGACGAATGTGGAGCACCTGAAAAATTTACCGGCTGCAAGCTCATTCCTGTTGAGCCGGTAAATGGAAAAGTTACGCCCGAAGCAGTGCTTCCCCATTTAAAAGGTTTTGATTTTGAACACCACTCGCAGCCCAGGGTAATTTCCATTTCGCAGGTTACTGAAATGGGAACGGTATACTCGCCCGATGAAATAAAAGCGCTGGCTGATTTGGCGCACGAATATGATATGTATTTACACATGGACGGCGCTCGAATTGCCAACGCATCGGTTGCGCTCGATATGGACTTCCGTGAATTTACTATAGATTGTGGTGTTGATGTGCTATCATTCGGTGGCACAAAAAACGGCATGATGATGGGTGAAGCGGTTCTGTTTTTTAATCCAGAGTTGACAAAACAAACCAAATACCTGCGCAAACAAAGTATGCAGTTGTTCTCGAAAATGCGTTATGTGGGTGCACAGTTTATTGCCTACCTCGAGAACGATCTTTGGAAAGAAACAGCATCGCATTCCAATAAAATGGCCAAATTGCTGGAAGCTGAAGTGGCAAAAATTCCGGAGATAAAAATTACACAACCAGTTTCTGCAAATGGTGTTTTTGCTATCGTTCCGAAAGAAATTATAGAGCCGCTGCGCGAACGTTTCTTTTTTTACATGTGGGACGAAATATTATCGGAAGTACGTTGGATGACATCATTTGACACCACCGAAGAGGAGATTTATGACTTCGTGAAGTTGATTAAAGAACTGCTGAATTGA
- a CDS encoding GPP34 family phosphoprotein: protein MDQQIPLAQKIYFLGIHPEKGGIRSGSASAMHFVVIGTLLMDLYLQKKIKFEGKRVHVLSTKSDNELHRFVLGKMSQAKSPKKISTWISKLNYSQKFIRNEVQKGLVAKRLIRLEDKSFLFFKWKKPVVLNKQVLYRMISEIDTQIFKGTTAEDELIFLSFLEPAAILRIIYQDRRKRKQARERLKQMMVKNRVSGAVADAIAASQAIAASVAASAAATSAAT from the coding sequence ATGGATCAGCAAATTCCTTTAGCTCAAAAAATTTATTTTCTTGGTATTCATCCCGAAAAGGGTGGAATTCGTTCAGGATCTGCTTCTGCAATGCATTTTGTAGTTATTGGCACACTTCTGATGGATTTGTACCTGCAAAAGAAAATTAAATTTGAAGGAAAAAGAGTTCATGTTCTTTCCACAAAATCAGATAACGAATTGCATCGGTTTGTCCTTGGAAAAATGAGCCAGGCTAAATCACCCAAAAAGATTTCAACCTGGATTAGTAAACTCAATTATTCGCAGAAATTTATCAGGAATGAAGTGCAAAAAGGATTGGTAGCGAAACGACTGATACGATTGGAAGACAAAAGTTTTTTGTTTTTCAAATGGAAAAAGCCTGTTGTTTTGAATAAACAGGTGTTATACCGAATGATATCGGAGATTGATACCCAGATTTTTAAAGGAACAACTGCCGAAGATGAACTGATTTTTCTATCGTTTCTGGAGCCGGCGGCTATATTGCGAATCATCTATCAAGACCGGAGAAAGAGGAAACAGGCCAGAGAACGACTAAAACAAATGATGGTTAAAAACCGGGTGTCGGGTGCTGTTGCCGATGCTATTGCTGCATCGCAAGCTATTGCCGCTTCAGTGGCGGCAAGTGCTGCTGCCACATCGGCTGCCACATAG
- a CDS encoding glutathione peroxidase: MRKYIFFILLFCSTTVVAQYKTLYDFSARTIDGDTLHFSSLKGKKVLIVNTASECMLTPQYEKLQELYEEYGGDDFEIVAFPCNDFGKQEPGDNETIKTFCAQYPISFTLMEKISIKDNPPPVYQWLMNSEENGTLDAKVWWNFQKFMIDEEGKVVDFVGPPKSPLSDKIINWLNE; the protein is encoded by the coding sequence ATGAGAAAATATATCTTTTTTATTCTGCTGTTTTGTAGCACTACTGTTGTGGCTCAATATAAAACATTATACGACTTTTCGGCCCGTACGATTGATGGCGACACACTACATTTTTCGAGCCTGAAAGGCAAAAAAGTTCTGATCGTAAATACAGCATCGGAATGTATGTTAACACCGCAATACGAAAAGCTGCAGGAACTTTATGAAGAATATGGCGGCGATGATTTTGAGATTGTTGCTTTTCCGTGCAACGATTTTGGGAAACAAGAACCCGGAGACAACGAAACAATAAAAACTTTTTGCGCCCAATACCCCATCAGTTTTACGCTCATGGAAAAAATATCGATAAAGGACAATCCTCCGCCGGTGTATCAGTGGTTAATGAACAGTGAAGAAAATGGGACTCTCGATGCAAAAGTCTGGTGGAATTTTCAAAAGTTTATGATTGACGAAGAAGGTAAAGTGGTAGATTTCGTGGGACCACCCAAAAGTCCGTTAAGCGACAAAATTATTAACTGGCTTAATGAGTAG
- a CDS encoding DNA polymerase III subunit gamma/tau — MENFIVSARKYRPDSFQTVVAQASITNTLKNAIKSNQLAHAYLFCGPRGVGKTTCARIFAKTINCTNLTNETEACNECESCTSFNSSRSFNIHELDAASNNSVDDIRNLTDQVRVPPQMGKYSVYIIDEVHMLSSQAFNAFLKTLEEPPKHAIFILATTEKHKIIPTILSRCQIFDFNRIGVSDISEHLEYVAKSENVEVEGEGLNIIAQKADGAMRDALSIFDQIVSFSGKKITYQDVITNLNVLDYDYYFRLVDEFMKNNVTEVMVIFNDILNHGFDGHHFITGLSSHFRDLLVCKDPVTIQLLEVGGDIKERYRTQAAATESDFLLDAMQIANTCDIQYKTSQNKRLLIELALIRIAQLTLKKK; from the coding sequence ATGGAGAATTTTATTGTATCAGCACGAAAATACAGACCGGACTCGTTTCAGACGGTTGTTGCACAAGCATCGATTACCAACACGCTAAAGAATGCTATTAAAAGCAATCAACTGGCGCATGCCTATTTGTTTTGCGGGCCGCGAGGTGTGGGGAAAACTACTTGTGCACGTATTTTTGCCAAAACAATAAACTGTACAAATCTTACAAATGAAACTGAAGCTTGTAACGAATGCGAGTCGTGTACTTCGTTTAACAGTAGCCGTTCGTTTAATATTCACGAATTAGATGCCGCATCGAATAACTCGGTTGATGATATCCGGAACCTGACCGATCAGGTACGTGTGCCACCGCAAATGGGGAAATACAGCGTGTATATCATCGATGAGGTTCACATGTTGTCATCGCAGGCTTTTAACGCTTTCCTAAAAACGTTGGAAGAGCCGCCAAAACATGCCATTTTTATTTTGGCTACCACCGAAAAACATAAGATCATCCCAACCATTCTTTCGCGTTGCCAGATCTTTGATTTTAACCGGATTGGTGTTTCTGATATTTCAGAGCATTTGGAATATGTGGCTAAAAGCGAAAATGTTGAAGTAGAAGGCGAAGGATTGAATATTATTGCGCAAAAAGCGGATGGTGCCATGCGTGATGCGCTATCGATTTTCGACCAGATCGTTAGTTTCTCAGGTAAAAAAATCACGTATCAGGATGTAATTACCAACCTGAATGTGTTGGACTATGATTACTATTTCCGCCTGGTTGATGAGTTTATGAAAAACAATGTAACTGAGGTGATGGTGATTTTTAATGATATCCTGAACCATGGTTTCGACGGGCATCATTTTATAACCGGGCTTAGTAGCCATTTCAGAGATCTGTTGGTTTGTAAAGATCCGGTAACGATACAATTGCTGGAAGTTGGTGGCGACATTAAAGAACGCTACCGTACACAGGCTGCAGCTACCGAAAGTGACTTTTTGCTGGATGCGATGCAAATTGCCAACACTTGCGATATACAGTACAAAACGAGTCAGAACAAACGTCTGCTTATTGAGCTGGCTTTGATTCGGATAGCACAGCTAACCTTAAAAAAAAAATAG
- the pdxH gene encoding pyridoxamine 5'-phosphate oxidase — MCKQNILFVVMLTDYAPPTPNDSKPLKQRRIMKLDTVRREYRFAALSKQSVATSPIDQFKEWLNDAQHANVNDFSAMSLITATADGFPQSRIVLLKDISVDGFTFFTNYDSQKGKAIEKNNKVGLHFFWPELERQVRIDGIAEKTSRETSIKYFKSRPLESQIAACASAQSNILTSRSKLEEQYRSLQNALQGDHPEFPENWGGYLVRPVKIEFWQGRESRLHDRIVYELIENDWKIKRLSP; from the coding sequence ATGTGTAAACAAAATATTCTGTTTGTGGTTATGCTGACAGATTATGCCCCACCAACACCGAATGATAGTAAACCGCTAAAACAGCGAAGAATAATGAAATTAGATACCGTAAGAAGAGAATACAGATTTGCAGCACTAAGCAAACAAAGTGTTGCAACTTCCCCTATTGATCAATTTAAAGAATGGCTAAACGATGCGCAACATGCCAACGTAAACGATTTCTCGGCGATGAGCCTGATTACAGCAACAGCCGATGGTTTTCCGCAATCGCGAATTGTACTGTTGAAAGATATTTCGGTTGACGGATTTACTTTTTTTACCAATTACGATAGCCAAAAAGGAAAAGCTATTGAAAAGAACAATAAGGTTGGTCTACATTTCTTTTGGCCTGAACTGGAGCGACAAGTGCGCATTGACGGCATTGCTGAAAAAACATCAAGAGAAACATCTATAAAGTATTTCAAATCACGTCCTTTAGAAAGTCAGATTGCAGCTTGTGCATCTGCTCAGAGCAACATCCTGACTTCCAGAAGCAAACTGGAAGAACAATATAGATCGTTACAAAATGCCTTACAAGGAGACCATCCTGAATTCCCTGAGAATTGGGGCGGCTACCTGGTTCGTCCGGTAAAAATAGAATTTTGGCAGGGCCGCGAAAGTCGTCTGCACGACCGAATTGTTTATGAGTTAATTGAAAACGATTGGAAAATCAAACGCCTGTCTCCATGA
- a CDS encoding redoxin domain-containing protein, translating to MKKLVFVLGILLSVNVAFAGDGKQLAIGDKAVHTDVKMKDVSGAEISLSDATQENGLLVLFSCNTCPFVVAWEDRFNEVKKWADNNDVGMIVLNSNYQKRDGADSFEEMKKKAEAEGYNFNYVVDKESKIANAFGGQTTPHVFLFDGDMKLAYKGAIDDNYKDAEGVTQAYLKEALISLGNDKNIAIAETKPLGCGIKRKVD from the coding sequence ATGAAAAAATTAGTTTTTGTTTTAGGAATTCTACTTAGTGTGAATGTTGCTTTTGCCGGAGACGGAAAACAGCTGGCAATTGGCGATAAAGCTGTTCATACCGATGTAAAAATGAAAGATGTATCAGGAGCCGAAATATCATTAAGTGATGCCACTCAGGAAAATGGACTTTTAGTGTTGTTTTCGTGTAATACTTGCCCGTTTGTAGTGGCCTGGGAAGACCGATTCAACGAGGTAAAAAAATGGGCAGATAACAACGATGTTGGAATGATCGTATTAAACTCAAATTATCAGAAGCGTGATGGAGCCGACAGTTTCGAAGAGATGAAGAAAAAGGCAGAAGCTGAAGGATACAATTTCAATTACGTGGTTGACAAAGAAAGTAAAATTGCCAATGCTTTTGGTGGACAGACAACGCCGCATGTATTTTTATTTGATGGCGATATGAAACTTGCTTATAAAGGAGCAATTGATGATAATTATAAAGATGCTGAAGGTGTTACACAAGCGTATTTGAAAGAAGCACTTATCAGTTTGGGAAATGACAAAAACATTGCCATTGCCGAAACTAAACCTTTAGGATGTGGAATTAAGCGAAAAGTTGATTAA
- a CDS encoding RsmD family RNA methyltransferase, whose amino-acid sequence MRIIGGAFKGRIFHPGKKFKARPTTDIAREGLFNILENRYEFSNKKILDLFSGTGSVGYEFLSRGCLSATLVETHFPHYKFILEVVDTLKIDNAKVFKADVFKFVHKTPDSFNIIFADPPFDHPKFKEVPDAVLNTDILAPEGLFILEHPKEYDFSSHACFKELRNYGKVNFSFFEK is encoded by the coding sequence ATGAGAATAATCGGCGGAGCATTTAAAGGAAGGATTTTTCACCCGGGCAAAAAATTTAAAGCCCGACCAACAACCGACATTGCAAGAGAAGGCTTGTTTAACATTCTTGAAAACCGTTATGAGTTTTCGAATAAAAAGATTCTGGATTTGTTTTCGGGGACCGGAAGTGTGGGCTACGAATTTTTGAGCAGAGGCTGTTTAAGCGCCACACTGGTTGAAACACACTTCCCACACTACAAATTTATTCTGGAAGTTGTAGACACGCTAAAAATAGACAATGCGAAGGTTTTTAAGGCCGACGTATTTAAGTTTGTGCATAAAACACCCGACAGCTTCAATATTATTTTTGCCGATCCGCCATTCGATCATCCCAAGTTTAAGGAGGTGCCGGATGCCGTGCTAAACACCGATATTTTAGCCCCTGAAGGTTTATTTATTCTGGAACATCCAAAAGAATATGATTTCTCGTCGCATGCCTGTTTTAAAGAGCTACGCAACTACGGAAAAGTAAATTTTAGTTTCTTCGAGAAATAA
- a CDS encoding DUF3822 family protein has product MHEFVDETFQPETTGEKILSIQASLNGFSFSIVCPKQRKLLYFKDKTLKISNANLLARHFESLFAEETILQNNFDRIFLVYHSRIFTLIPEQFYLDNIEQSITPLLFEQNEQVSWMNNKIAEVNGELLFAIPESFQQTINKRLPSAQIIHPLYRIIGQTNISEAAPKLLLLFGSDHFSLALFSQNELKLINNFSFKHPNDVIYFALTVLRQFSISAKDITVQFAGNVKAHAGLEDVLQKHFPQPSSINIEIAVPPFIDKTLITKNISLFL; this is encoded by the coding sequence ATGCATGAATTTGTAGACGAAACGTTTCAACCGGAAACTACCGGTGAAAAAATATTATCCATTCAGGCTAGCCTGAATGGATTTTCTTTTTCTATTGTTTGCCCTAAGCAAAGAAAATTGCTCTATTTTAAGGATAAAACACTAAAAATAAGTAACGCAAATTTATTGGCCCGGCATTTTGAATCGTTATTTGCGGAGGAAACCATTCTTCAAAATAACTTCGACAGAATTTTCCTTGTTTATCATTCCCGAATTTTCACATTGATCCCGGAACAATTTTATCTGGATAACATTGAACAAAGTATAACTCCGCTGCTTTTTGAGCAGAACGAGCAGGTTAGCTGGATGAATAACAAAATTGCCGAAGTAAATGGAGAATTACTTTTTGCAATTCCTGAAAGTTTTCAGCAAACAATAAATAAACGTTTACCTTCAGCTCAAATCATTCACCCTTTGTATCGAATTATTGGTCAGACTAACATCTCGGAAGCTGCTCCAAAACTATTGCTACTATTCGGCTCCGATCATTTTTCGCTGGCACTGTTTAGCCAAAATGAATTAAAGCTGATTAATAATTTTAGTTTTAAACACCCAAACGATGTGATATATTTTGCACTTACGGTTTTGCGCCAGTTTAGTATTTCTGCCAAAGATATTACGGTACAGTTTGCAGGAAATGTAAAAGCCCACGCCGGATTGGAAGATGTGCTGCAAAAGCATTTCCCGCAACCATCATCAATAAATATAGAAATTGCAGTACCACCATTTATCGACAAAACGCTTATCACAAAAAATATTAGTCTATTTTTGTAG
- a CDS encoding AAA family ATPase, with product MIKNHLKAILTEKLGFPPTNCQARLIDNLAEFISASEPDRIMLIKGYAGTGKTTMLYSLTQCLLSLKIRSVLMAPTGRAAKVMASYSGMSAFTIHKKIYRQKSTSDGMGHFSLNKNLYKNTYFIVDEASMISNEMSENAIFGSGRLLDDLLQYVYSGENCHLVLVGDTAQLPPVGLSISPALEAFSLEQYGFSVSEVELKEVVRQAEGSGVLSNATEMRNLIAEQHYEGFFPIDTQNFPDVERISGGELIETISSCYDKYGFFDTTVVTRSNKRANLFNKGIRGSILYKENEIERGDLVMVVKNNYFWPGEDDKLDFIANGDIAEIISIYGYEELYGFRFADVCLRFVDYEDVELDCKIFLETLSIETASFSSERNRELFHAVSEDYPDIRNKKERWKKIKENPYFNALQVKYAYALTCHKAQGGQWKAVFVDHGYLVEDMLDTEYYRWLYTAFTRPTEKLYLVNFDKGFFEGEE from the coding sequence ATGATCAAAAATCACTTAAAAGCCATACTAACCGAAAAGCTTGGCTTCCCGCCAACAAATTGTCAAGCTCGTTTGATCGACAATTTAGCCGAGTTTATCTCCGCTTCCGAACCCGATCGGATAATGCTGATAAAAGGCTATGCCGGAACGGGAAAAACAACAATGCTTTATTCTTTGACACAATGTCTACTCTCCCTCAAAATTCGTTCCGTTTTAATGGCGCCAACCGGTCGAGCGGCAAAAGTAATGGCTTCATACTCCGGAATGTCGGCTTTTACTATTCACAAAAAAATTTACAGGCAAAAATCAACATCGGATGGAATGGGGCATTTTTCTCTGAACAAAAATTTATACAAGAACACCTATTTTATCGTTGATGAGGCTTCTATGATATCAAACGAAATGAGTGAGAACGCTATTTTTGGTAGTGGACGTTTACTTGATGATTTGCTTCAGTATGTTTATTCGGGCGAGAATTGCCACCTGGTTTTAGTTGGCGACACCGCGCAGTTACCGCCTGTTGGATTAAGTATCAGTCCGGCTCTGGAAGCTTTTAGTCTGGAACAATATGGTTTTTCAGTATCAGAGGTGGAGTTGAAAGAAGTGGTTCGTCAGGCAGAAGGATCAGGCGTTTTAAGTAATGCCACCGAAATGAGAAACCTCATAGCCGAACAGCACTACGAAGGTTTTTTCCCTATCGACACACAAAATTTTCCTGATGTTGAACGTATATCGGGAGGAGAGTTGATTGAAACAATCTCGTCGTGTTACGATAAATACGGTTTTTTCGATACTACTGTGGTTACCCGCTCGAATAAACGTGCTAATCTTTTTAATAAAGGAATACGTGGTTCCATTCTGTATAAAGAGAATGAAATTGAGCGTGGCGATTTGGTGATGGTCGTAAAAAACAACTATTTCTGGCCCGGCGAGGATGATAAACTCGATTTTATTGCCAACGGCGATATTGCCGAAATCATATCGATTTACGGATACGAAGAATTGTACGGTTTCCGCTTTGCCGATGTATGTTTGCGTTTTGTTGACTACGAAGATGTTGAACTCGACTGTAAAATCTTTTTGGAAACTCTGAGCATTGAAACGGCTTCTTTTTCGTCGGAACGAAACCGGGAGTTGTTCCATGCCGTTTCTGAAGATTACCCGGATATCCGTAACAAGAAAGAGCGTTGGAAAAAGATTAAGGAGAATCCGTATTTTAATGCGTTGCAGGTAAAATATGCCTATGCGTTAACTTGTCATAAAGCGCAGGGTGGGCAGTGGAAAGCTGTTTTTGTCGATCATGGTTACCTGGTTGAAGACATGCTGGATACGGAGTATTATCGTTGGTTATACACGGCTTTTACGCGCCCAACTGAAAAATTATACCTTGTAAATTTCGATAAAGGATTTTTCGAAGGGGAAGAATAG
- a CDS encoding ribonuclease Z, which produces MSFELTILGSNSALPTSNRYPTAQVLDVPGRCFLIDCGEGTQIQLRRNKISFSKIRHIFISHLHGDHYFGLIGLLSTMNLLGVKSDVHIYAPSELKTLIQPQLDFIRGEMSIKPIFHPLNLKKPQTVFDNKNIEVLSFPVKHSIPTVGFLFREKPKQANIKKEMIKAYNIPLAKIKDIKAGADFETEDGRLIPNTKLTTPPPKPKSYAFCTDTAFHPPIAEIINGVDLLYHEATFLEELKDLAEKTLHSTARQAAEMAKLSKASKLLIGHFSSRFKNLEDFKTEAKEVFRNTELAIEGKKYLI; this is translated from the coding sequence ATGTCTTTTGAATTAACCATACTGGGTAGTAATTCAGCATTACCGACTTCAAACAGATATCCAACAGCCCAGGTACTTGATGTACCTGGGCGTTGTTTTTTAATCGACTGTGGCGAAGGAACCCAAATACAATTGCGCAGAAACAAGATCAGTTTCAGCAAAATCAGGCATATTTTTATTTCGCATCTTCATGGCGACCATTATTTTGGTTTAATTGGTTTGTTATCGACTATGAACCTGTTGGGCGTAAAAAGCGATGTGCACATCTATGCTCCTTCGGAGTTAAAAACGCTTATCCAGCCTCAACTCGATTTTATTCGGGGAGAAATGAGCATTAAACCCATTTTTCATCCGCTGAACCTGAAAAAACCGCAAACAGTATTCGATAATAAAAACATCGAAGTACTTTCGTTTCCGGTAAAACACAGCATTCCAACGGTTGGCTTCCTGTTCCGGGAAAAGCCTAAACAAGCCAACATTAAAAAGGAAATGATAAAGGCTTACAATATTCCGTTGGCAAAAATAAAGGATATAAAAGCCGGTGCCGATTTTGAAACTGAAGATGGAAGATTAATTCCAAACACAAAACTGACAACTCCCCCTCCAAAACCAAAATCGTATGCATTTTGCACCGACACTGCTTTTCATCCGCCAATTGCAGAAATAATTAATGGTGTTGATTTATTGTACCACGAAGCTACATTTTTGGAAGAGCTAAAAGATTTGGCCGAAAAAACACTCCACTCCACTGCCCGTCAGGCAGCAGAAATGGCAAAACTGAGCAAGGCTTCAAAACTGCTGATCGGCCATTTTTCAAGCCGTTTTAAAAACCTGGAGGACTTTAAAACCGAAGCAAAAGAAGTTTTTAGGAATACCGAATTGGCCATCGAAGGAAAAAAATACCTTATTTAA
- a CDS encoding STAS domain-containing protein — MAFDIRKNEKYTLVKVNTDRLDTNNAPDLKSELVVINNNGEKNIVLDLSSVSYCDSSGLRSVLVANRLCEDAIGTFILCGLQPDVENLVKISMLHTVLLITDTVKQAEELLEKKDNL, encoded by the coding sequence ATGGCATTCGATATTCGAAAAAACGAGAAGTATACCTTAGTAAAGGTAAACACTGACAGATTAGACACCAATAATGCGCCCGACCTGAAATCGGAGCTGGTAGTTATTAATAACAATGGTGAAAAAAACATCGTTCTTGACCTGAGTAGTGTTAGTTACTGCGATTCTTCAGGATTGAGATCGGTTTTAGTTGCCAACCGGTTATGCGAAGATGCAATAGGAACTTTTATCCTATGCGGTTTGCAACCCGATGTAGAAAACCTGGTAAAGATTTCGATGCTTCATACCGTATTGTTAATTACTGATACGGTTAAACAAGCAGAGGAATTATTGGAGAAGAAAGATAACCTGTAA